In one window of bacterium DNA:
- a CDS encoding SpoIIE family protein phosphatase: MTGWSIYNNRPQLVRTVYIVVLMLVLALSSTWLVRFATITTDQNRYRDVDGKVVIKSIEEGGVSDRAGLKVGDAIVKINGNPVKGMVDANNYLVESSGGDVLEYTIERDGKILVKSIITADFGLPLYYIALVVTGLAFLLIGSWVILKRPQYPAARLFGWANIPIALALIMSMQISRFHYPDTLTILGSILRVGLWPIALSVYMHLLLYFPCRRFARPVPVPMYVLIYVLPVSVLMLSVFVLNFVFHVSGIGGLIVFALLFASVTAVQIILARNMKNTQRVEYRERSRPILAAIGFGILYTAAMSLVGRHALWQAAFFGGVAVPALLFRSIIHQRIFDLYVVIRRGSLYNALSAGFHATLLALFIAILVMLPSRDPDLPVINISGGRVEVIQLKALSEERRETFERRIFLVTGMLLAVGFWWTYRKGKRVLDRRFYRASLDYRRALSAFSKLSHSHFDRLSLAETVVKDLTALMHVKSAAFLSYSDGKLVQLADNRLSAGNEMMSLDEQDLEHLKPYLEKNSCVAVDNLPLRDRFREAGVEFLTAVLRDGEIEALLLLGEKQSETNYTREDIELLEALTTNVGDALMTMRFYDAAREKERMRKELEVARSIQLASLPAELPELPGMDIAAHSQPALEVGGDFYDFLPRYDSTTFIIGDVSGKGTSAALYLARIQGIIRTIESYQPTLWELFVRLNTQIFDHIERRSYLTMAGLRVDLLKNEVCFLRAGHLPLLHFNALSREVVLHQPAGMGVGLDHHLFGDQLEESSIFTRGGDILVLLSDGMSEAMNEKGEELGLEGISDCIAQHADSNAQEILEALFTLVGRYTGSTERHDDATAVVIKFAISHEREPRT; encoded by the coding sequence ATGACAGGCTGGAGCATATACAATAACCGACCGCAGCTCGTGCGCACGGTGTACATCGTGGTGCTGATGCTCGTGCTCGCACTGTCCTCCACATGGCTTGTGCGCTTCGCCACCATAACGACGGATCAGAACCGGTACAGGGATGTCGACGGCAAGGTTGTCATCAAATCCATCGAAGAGGGGGGCGTGTCTGACCGGGCCGGACTGAAAGTCGGCGACGCGATCGTCAAGATCAACGGCAATCCGGTGAAGGGGATGGTGGACGCAAACAACTATCTTGTCGAGTCCAGCGGCGGAGATGTGCTCGAATACACGATCGAGCGGGATGGAAAGATACTCGTCAAGAGTATCATCACGGCAGACTTCGGGCTTCCACTCTACTACATCGCACTGGTGGTTACCGGACTCGCGTTCCTCCTCATCGGAAGCTGGGTGATACTGAAGCGGCCGCAGTATCCGGCTGCGAGACTGTTCGGCTGGGCGAATATTCCGATCGCCCTGGCGCTGATTATGAGCATGCAGATCAGCAGATTCCATTATCCCGACACGCTCACCATTCTCGGATCCATCCTGCGCGTCGGTCTGTGGCCGATTGCGCTCTCGGTGTACATGCATCTGCTGCTGTATTTCCCCTGCAGGCGCTTCGCGCGTCCCGTTCCCGTACCCATGTACGTGCTGATTTACGTGCTGCCTGTGAGCGTACTCATGCTGTCGGTGTTCGTTCTGAACTTCGTCTTCCATGTTTCAGGCATCGGGGGACTCATCGTCTTCGCACTGCTGTTTGCAAGCGTGACCGCGGTGCAGATCATCCTCGCCCGCAACATGAAAAACACGCAGCGGGTGGAATACCGCGAGCGCAGCCGTCCCATACTCGCGGCCATCGGCTTTGGCATTCTCTACACGGCCGCCATGTCCCTCGTCGGCAGGCATGCGCTCTGGCAGGCGGCCTTTTTCGGTGGCGTCGCCGTCCCCGCTCTGCTGTTCCGCAGCATCATCCATCAGCGCATCTTCGATCTTTACGTCGTTATTCGCCGCGGCTCACTCTACAATGCACTGAGCGCAGGCTTTCATGCCACACTGCTCGCACTTTTCATCGCCATTCTCGTCATGCTGCCGTCACGGGATCCGGATCTCCCCGTTATCAACATCAGCGGGGGACGCGTGGAGGTGATCCAGCTCAAGGCACTCTCGGAAGAGCGGCGCGAGACATTTGAACGTCGGATTTTCCTGGTCACCGGCATGCTGCTTGCCGTGGGATTCTGGTGGACCTACCGCAAGGGCAAACGTGTGCTGGATCGGCGTTTCTATCGGGCGTCACTCGATTATCGCCGTGCGCTGTCGGCCTTCAGCAAACTCTCGCACAGCCATTTTGACCGCCTTTCCCTGGCGGAAACAGTGGTCAAGGATCTCACTGCACTCATGCATGTCAAAAGCGCCGCGTTTCTTTCCTACAGCGATGGGAAGCTCGTACAGCTGGCCGACAACAGACTGTCGGCGGGTAATGAAATGATGTCGCTCGACGAGCAGGATCTGGAGCACCTCAAACCCTATCTCGAAAAAAACAGCTGCGTGGCAGTCGACAATCTGCCGCTCCGCGATCGCTTTCGCGAAGCGGGAGTGGAATTTTTGACTGCCGTCCTTCGTGACGGTGAAATTGAAGCGCTGTTGCTTCTCGGGGAAAAACAGTCGGAAACGAATTACACACGCGAGGATATCGAGCTGCTCGAAGCCCTGACCACCAACGTTGGCGATGCGCTCATGACCATGCGCTTTTACGATGCGGCACGCGAGAAGGAACGCATGCGCAAGGAGCTGGAGGTCGCACGCAGCATACAGCTCGCATCCCTGCCAGCGGAGCTGCCGGAACTGCCGGGAATGGACATCGCCGCACATTCCCAGCCTGCACTCGAAGTCGGCGGCGACTTCTATGATTTCCTCCCCCGTTACGACTCCACGACGTTCATCATCGGTGATGTCTCGGGCAAAGGCACGTCAGCAGCCCTGTACCTCGCGCGCATCCAGGGGATTATCCGGACGATAGAATCGTATCAGCCCACGCTGTGGGAGCTTTTCGTGCGTCTCAATACGCAGATTTTCGACCATATCGAAAGGCGAAGCTACCTGACAATGGCCGGACTGCGGGTGGATCTGCTGAAAAACGAAGTGTGCTTCCTGCGGGCAGGACATCTGCCTCTCCTGCATTTCAATGCGCTGAGCCGTGAAGTGGTACTGCATCAACCGGCCGGCATGGGGGTGGGTCTCGATCACCACCTCTTCGGAGATCAACTCGAAGAGAGCAGCATTTTCACGCGAGGCGGGGATATCCTCGTCCTGCTTTCCGACGGGATGAGCGAAGCCATGAATGAAAAAGGGGAAGAACTCGGACTGGAGGGCATCAGCGACTGTATCGCCCAGCACGCCGACAGCAATGCGCAGGAGATTCTCGAAGCGCTGTTCACGCTGGTGGGACGCTACACGGGCAGCACCGAACGCCACGACGACGCCACCGCCGTCGTCATCAAGTTCGCCATTTCGCATGAAAGAGAACCACGCACCTGA
- a CDS encoding homocysteine S-methyltransferase family protein, producing MTFSSLLDSKAVVILDGAMGTELQAQDVDIGLPLWSANALLRAPHVVRNIHFHMLKAGADILTTNTFRTNPRTLEKAGFGERWEELNLRAVEMAFEARERYHPSRPVLVAAGLAPLEDCYSPDLVPSDDQLREEHARQASLLAMCGADMLLVETMMSVREAAAAAAACADTGREFAVSFVTREDGTLLSGESLADAVAAVEVHGPSALMINCVSALHIRKVHRMLHDATTLSTGCYANTGNPEPGEHVETTHDVDVDGFAASAGGCVEDGARIIGGCCGSGPEHVHALTRLFSPDTLQQQEEDEAAWLEARQSRYNRPPLPDAQNFT from the coding sequence ATGACCTTCTCATCTCTGCTCGACAGCAAAGCCGTCGTCATCCTCGACGGTGCCATGGGTACCGAACTGCAGGCGCAGGACGTGGACATCGGCCTCCCGCTGTGGTCCGCCAACGCCCTGCTGCGTGCTCCGCATGTGGTACGGAATATCCATTTCCATATGCTCAAGGCAGGCGCGGATATCCTGACGACCAACACCTTTCGCACAAATCCCCGCACGCTTGAAAAGGCGGGCTTCGGTGAGCGATGGGAGGAATTGAATCTGCGGGCAGTGGAAATGGCCTTTGAAGCACGTGAACGCTACCATCCTTCGCGTCCCGTACTCGTCGCCGCGGGACTCGCGCCGCTCGAAGACTGTTACTCACCCGATCTGGTGCCTTCGGACGATCAGCTGCGCGAAGAGCACGCCAGGCAGGCTTCCCTGCTGGCGATGTGCGGCGCCGACATGCTGCTTGTGGAAACCATGATGAGCGTGCGTGAAGCTGCTGCAGCCGCGGCTGCATGCGCGGATACTGGCAGGGAATTCGCCGTGAGCTTTGTCACTCGTGAAGACGGCACCCTGCTTTCCGGCGAATCGCTCGCGGATGCCGTGGCAGCGGTTGAAGTGCACGGTCCTTCAGCCCTGATGATCAATTGCGTGTCTGCGCTGCATATCCGCAAGGTGCATCGCATGCTGCATGATGCGACCACACTGTCCACAGGCTGTTATGCCAATACCGGAAACCCGGAACCGGGCGAGCATGTGGAAACGACGCATGATGTGGATGTGGATGGTTTTGCCGCAAGTGCCGGCGGCTGCGTGGAAGACGGCGCACGCATTATCGGTGGCTGCTGCGGCAGCGGACCGGAACATGTCCACGCGCTCACACGTCTTTTCAGTCCCGACACCCTGCAGCAGCAGGAAGAAGATGAAGCCGCATGGCTGGAAGCGCGGCAAAGCCGCTACAACAGGCCGCCGCTGCCCGACGCACAGAATTTTACCTGA
- the larB gene encoding nickel pincer cofactor biosynthesis protein LarB: MDANAAILTLLQRLADGEISPTQCGDALQKLERHVPVGDFAKLDPGRRARTGFPEVVFAPGKTEDELRGILRSLREHGQNNILVSRLAQDLYDRLAQEDDNARYYSRSRTAVFGQRAPESGTGSVAIITAGTSDLAAAEEAELACVYAGSAVQRFADVGVASLERLLNVVPDVSRCNVCICVAGMEAALPSVLAGLLPIPVIGLPTSIGYGVNEGGINALLSMLGSCAPGVMTVNVDNGIGAAAAAHRINLLIERRVHEARGNDI; the protein is encoded by the coding sequence ATGGATGCGAATGCTGCCATATTGACTTTACTGCAGCGTCTGGCGGACGGTGAAATCAGTCCCACCCAGTGCGGCGACGCCCTGCAGAAACTTGAACGCCACGTTCCCGTCGGGGATTTTGCGAAGCTGGATCCCGGCCGGCGTGCACGCACGGGTTTCCCGGAAGTCGTTTTCGCCCCCGGGAAAACCGAGGACGAGCTGCGCGGTATTCTGCGCTCGTTGCGGGAGCATGGACAGAACAACATCCTGGTTTCCCGGTTGGCGCAGGACCTGTATGACCGCCTGGCGCAGGAGGATGACAACGCCCGCTATTATTCTCGTTCGCGGACAGCGGTGTTCGGACAGCGCGCGCCTGAAAGCGGAACCGGCAGCGTCGCCATCATTACGGCCGGGACATCAGACCTCGCTGCCGCGGAGGAAGCGGAGCTTGCCTGCGTCTATGCCGGAAGTGCCGTGCAGCGTTTTGCCGATGTAGGAGTAGCCAGTCTCGAACGGCTGCTGAATGTGGTGCCTGATGTCTCCCGCTGCAATGTCTGCATCTGTGTGGCCGGCATGGAAGCCGCCCTTCCGTCGGTGCTGGCCGGACTGCTCCCCATTCCTGTCATCGGACTCCCCACCTCGATCGGGTACGGCGTCAACGAAGGCGGGATCAACGCTCTGCTCTCGATGCTTGGCAGCTGTGCACCCGGTGTGATGACGGTCAACGTCGACAACGGCATTGGCGCAGCGGCCGCCGCGCATCGTATCAATCTTCTTATCGAACGACGTGTGCATGAAGCCCGTGGAAACGACATATAA